The following proteins come from a genomic window of Micromonospora echinofusca:
- the trhA gene encoding PAQR family membrane homeostasis protein TrhA: protein MTTSAPLRLKPVDIGKPRMRGWLHTYAFFVALVCGIVLSAVAATRPGWAPLVSCLIYSVTVCGLFGTSALYHRRVWSERGYQIMRRMDHSMIFVFIAGTYTPFCVLLLEPRPAAIMLALVWGGALAGVALKLVWPHAPRWVSAPLYLALGWVSVAMLPDILHQGGVTALVLLIVGGAIYSVGAVFYALRRPNPWPTVFGHHEFFHACTLLAALSHHIAIYFALFA from the coding sequence GTGACCACCTCCGCACCGCTTCGACTGAAGCCGGTCGACATCGGTAAGCCCCGGATGCGCGGCTGGCTGCACACGTACGCCTTCTTCGTCGCCCTCGTCTGCGGCATCGTGCTCAGCGCGGTCGCCGCCACCCGGCCCGGCTGGGCCCCGCTGGTCAGCTGCCTCATCTACAGCGTGACGGTGTGTGGGCTCTTCGGCACGAGCGCGCTCTACCACCGGCGGGTGTGGTCCGAGCGCGGCTACCAGATCATGCGCCGGATGGACCATTCGATGATCTTCGTGTTCATCGCCGGCACCTACACGCCCTTCTGCGTACTGCTGCTGGAACCCCGGCCGGCCGCGATCATGCTGGCGCTGGTCTGGGGCGGCGCGCTCGCCGGCGTGGCGCTCAAGCTGGTCTGGCCGCACGCCCCGCGCTGGGTCTCCGCGCCGCTCTACCTGGCGCTCGGCTGGGTCTCGGTCGCGATGCTGCCCGACATCCTGCACCAGGGTGGCGTCACCGCCCTGGTGCTGCTCATCGTGGGTGGCGCCATCTACAGCGTGGGCGCGGTCTTCTACGCGCTCCGTCGACCCAACCCGTGGCCCACCGTCTTCGGCCACCACGAGTTCTTCCACGCCTGCACGCTCCTGGCGGCGCTCAGTCACCACATCGCCATCTACTTCGCTCTCTTCGCCTGA
- a CDS encoding 5-oxoprolinase subunit C family protein: MTRAVEVLRAGALTTVQDLGRAGWAHLGVPRSGALDPVALRLANRLVGNPESAAGLEITMTGCDLRFLRATAVAVTGADAAVRIDDRPGDVGRPLAVPAGAVLRIGPPHEGLRNWLAVGGGIAVEPVLGSRATDTLSGLGPPPLRDGDRLPLGTPTGPPAGVDVTVAAPVPTELRLALRLGPRDDWFTATALERLFGSAYTVSPVGNRVGARLTGAALPRAVAGELPSEGIVLGAVQVPADGQPLVFLADHPTTGGYPVVGVVDDVTPLAQARPGTTVRFHGPQR; encoded by the coding sequence GTGACCCGCGCCGTCGAGGTACTGCGTGCCGGGGCGCTGACCACCGTGCAGGACCTGGGCCGGGCCGGCTGGGCACACCTGGGCGTACCCCGGTCGGGCGCGCTCGACCCGGTCGCGCTGCGGCTGGCCAACCGGCTCGTCGGCAACCCGGAGTCCGCCGCCGGCCTGGAGATCACGATGACCGGCTGCGACCTGCGGTTCCTTCGCGCGACGGCGGTCGCCGTGACCGGTGCCGACGCCGCCGTACGGATCGACGACCGCCCCGGCGACGTGGGCCGGCCGTTGGCGGTGCCGGCGGGTGCCGTGCTGCGGATCGGCCCGCCCCACGAGGGCCTGCGCAACTGGCTGGCCGTCGGCGGCGGCATCGCCGTCGAGCCGGTGCTCGGCAGCCGCGCCACCGACACCCTCTCCGGGCTCGGCCCGCCCCCGCTGCGCGACGGCGACCGGCTGCCCCTGGGTACGCCGACCGGACCGCCCGCCGGCGTGGACGTCACCGTCGCCGCACCCGTCCCGACCGAGCTGCGGCTGGCCCTGCGCCTCGGCCCACGCGACGACTGGTTCACCGCCACCGCGCTGGAGCGGCTGTTCGGCAGTGCGTACACGGTGAGCCCGGTGGGCAACCGGGTCGGCGCGCGACTCACCGGCGCGGCGCTGCCCCGCGCGGTGGCCGGGGAACTGCCCAGCGAGGGCATCGTGCTCGGCGCGGTGCAGGTGCCGGCGGACGGTCAACCGCTGGTCTTCCTCGCCGACCATCCGACCACCGGCGGGTACCCCGTCGTCGGGGTGGTGGACGACGTGACCCCGCTCGCGCAGGCCCGGCCAGGGACTACGGTCAGGTTCCATGGACCTCAACGCTGA
- a CDS encoding LamB/YcsF family protein, which produces MDLNADLGEGFGIWQLGDDAALLDLITSANVACGFHAGDASTMRRVCEGAAARGVAVGAQVGYRDLAGFGRRHVAYAFAELRDEVTYQLGALDAFCRLSRTRVRYLKPHGALYHAAACDEAQAAALVAAVGDYDDQLPLLCPPGSVLAQLTAGAGLRVVAEGFADRGYLPNGSLVPRTAPGALVTDPEEVAARAVRMAVERTVVAVDGSVVPCPVESICLHGDTPGAVRCAELVRAALIDAGVTLTPFA; this is translated from the coding sequence ATGGACCTCAACGCTGACCTCGGCGAGGGATTCGGCATCTGGCAACTCGGCGACGACGCCGCGCTGCTGGACCTGATCACCTCCGCCAACGTGGCCTGCGGCTTCCACGCCGGCGACGCGTCCACCATGCGCCGGGTCTGTGAGGGCGCCGCCGCGCGCGGGGTGGCCGTCGGCGCCCAGGTCGGCTACCGGGACCTCGCCGGCTTCGGCCGGCGGCACGTCGCGTACGCCTTCGCGGAGCTGCGCGACGAGGTCACCTACCAGCTCGGGGCCCTCGACGCGTTCTGCCGGCTGTCCCGCACCCGGGTCCGCTACCTGAAGCCGCACGGCGCGCTCTACCACGCCGCCGCCTGCGACGAGGCCCAGGCGGCGGCGCTGGTCGCGGCGGTCGGCGACTACGACGACCAGCTTCCGCTGCTCTGCCCGCCCGGCTCGGTCCTCGCCCAGCTCACCGCCGGCGCCGGGCTGCGGGTGGTCGCCGAGGGCTTCGCCGACCGGGGCTACCTGCCCAACGGCTCGCTGGTGCCGCGCACCGCACCCGGGGCGCTGGTCACCGACCCGGAGGAGGTGGCCGCCCGGGCCGTGCGGATGGCCGTCGAGCGGACCGTGGTCGCGGTCGACGGCAGCGTCGTCCCGTGCCCGGTCGAGTCGATCTGCCTGCACGGCGACACGCCCGGCGCGGTGCGCTGCGCCGAACTGGTGCGCGCCGCCCTGATCGACGCGGGGGTGACGCTCACTCCGTTCGCCTGA
- a CDS encoding helix-turn-helix transcriptional regulator yields MPDAMISSTAQIGRRWPLVGRDPDIDRTIDRLLAPEGRAVLVTGPTGVGKSRVLEAVLHRCVAKGHHVLPANGTMTDQGAPLGVARHLAPQVEPLDTAPAGALHRLIESLPRPTGQHLVVLAVDNVSGLDEAAARLVGKLASEQRVRVLLAAAETAIGTGPVDVLRRTVRLDRVDLAPLDWQHTRQLISAAFGTDVDGLTADGLWRLTGGNPLLLRELLRNAVENDALTLHDHVVGWRQGTVVRAWAGDALTGPLEPLSTEESAALRYIAYGDGAPVDVIEHLAPMSVIERLEELGLIRLDQSDPSTLVTVAHPITARTVRTRTGPLRARRVHAELVAALEATGSPDRVRDVLWRLAARFEVPDDEVLRASAEALLGHDAATAEQLARQVHGPAAAWHLGRALLARGSHRSAERWLAEAYRNLTDPAARANAAALRAVNRCWGIDEPDSALRMIAEARAALPADVHADLLAAEAFVMAFGGPAAEAADAVDQLSQHPPRDPLLAGVVPPLRPRLLLLGGRPERAVAEFPTDLSGKPSIWPAMRALLQATHVQALIMAGAVRQAADLVGRHYRDAVEHGTPDGVATIALAGGICAYYQGNAGQAARWLREARALTAERVGFRFRETLLAIGVGVEAQLGQVEKAQELLSRLRRGATARTASDYGAFGEVWALVISGNRTGAATLLRRLAAEAARAGDLLMATEFLHVEVRLAPSAAAASRVRELAAKTDGRLFALLAEHAEALARRDARVLNRVSATFEELGYRGFALEAAANGAMFGGGRVTNALARRTQRLLGEHQGTWPEWLPEPRTAPALTDRERQVSELAATGMDTPAIARALTISARTAENHLHRAYSKLGIHRRHELARALAEDGFVLPTIARQVV; encoded by the coding sequence GTGCCCGACGCGATGATCAGCTCGACCGCTCAGATCGGACGGCGGTGGCCACTGGTGGGCCGCGACCCCGACATCGACCGGACGATCGATCGGCTGTTGGCGCCCGAGGGGCGCGCAGTGCTGGTCACGGGGCCTACCGGAGTGGGCAAGAGCCGGGTCCTGGAGGCCGTCCTGCACCGTTGCGTGGCCAAGGGCCACCATGTGCTGCCAGCCAACGGAACCATGACGGACCAGGGTGCTCCGCTCGGCGTGGCCCGTCACCTGGCTCCGCAGGTGGAGCCGCTCGACACCGCGCCGGCAGGAGCCCTGCACCGGCTCATCGAGAGCCTTCCTCGGCCGACCGGCCAGCACCTGGTGGTTCTCGCCGTCGACAACGTGAGCGGCCTGGACGAGGCTGCCGCACGACTCGTGGGAAAACTGGCCTCGGAGCAAAGGGTGCGGGTGCTGCTCGCGGCAGCGGAGACCGCGATCGGCACGGGCCCGGTCGATGTGCTGCGCCGGACCGTACGGCTCGACCGGGTGGATCTCGCACCACTGGATTGGCAACACACCAGGCAGCTGATCTCCGCCGCGTTCGGTACCGACGTCGACGGGCTCACCGCGGACGGATTGTGGCGGCTCACCGGCGGTAATCCGCTCCTCCTGCGCGAACTGCTGCGGAACGCGGTAGAGAACGACGCGCTGACCCTCCACGATCACGTGGTGGGCTGGCGACAGGGCACGGTCGTCCGGGCCTGGGCCGGTGACGCGTTGACGGGACCGTTGGAGCCGCTGTCGACGGAGGAGTCCGCGGCACTGCGATACATCGCCTATGGGGACGGGGCTCCGGTCGACGTGATCGAACACCTGGCCCCGATGTCGGTGATCGAACGTCTGGAGGAGCTCGGCCTCATCCGGCTCGACCAGTCCGATCCGTCCACGCTGGTCACCGTGGCCCACCCAATCACCGCTCGTACCGTCCGTACGCGGACCGGGCCGTTGCGGGCCCGGCGCGTGCACGCCGAGTTGGTCGCGGCGCTGGAGGCGACCGGGTCCCCCGACCGGGTCCGCGACGTCCTGTGGCGGTTGGCCGCCCGGTTCGAGGTTCCCGATGACGAGGTGCTGCGAGCCTCCGCGGAGGCGCTACTCGGCCACGACGCGGCCACCGCGGAGCAACTCGCACGACAGGTGCACGGGCCCGCAGCCGCCTGGCACCTCGGCCGCGCACTGCTTGCCCGAGGCAGTCATCGCTCGGCAGAGCGCTGGTTGGCCGAGGCGTACCGGAACCTGACCGATCCGGCGGCACGCGCGAACGCCGCCGCCCTGCGCGCCGTCAACCGGTGTTGGGGAATCGACGAGCCGGACAGCGCGCTCCGGATGATCGCCGAGGCGCGGGCCGCGCTGCCCGCCGACGTCCACGCCGACCTGCTGGCGGCCGAGGCGTTCGTCATGGCCTTCGGCGGCCCGGCCGCCGAGGCGGCCGACGCGGTGGACCAGCTCTCGCAGCACCCGCCGCGCGACCCGCTCCTGGCGGGCGTGGTCCCGCCGCTCCGCCCGCGACTCCTGCTGCTGGGCGGAAGACCCGAGCGGGCCGTCGCGGAGTTCCCCACGGACCTGAGCGGAAAGCCCTCGATCTGGCCGGCGATGCGCGCGCTCCTCCAGGCCACTCACGTGCAGGCCCTCATCATGGCCGGTGCCGTCCGCCAAGCGGCGGACCTGGTGGGACGCCACTACCGGGACGCCGTGGAGCACGGCACGCCGGACGGGGTCGCCACCATCGCCCTCGCGGGCGGGATCTGCGCCTACTACCAGGGGAACGCCGGGCAGGCGGCACGGTGGTTGCGTGAGGCCCGTGCGCTCACCGCCGAGCGGGTCGGCTTCAGGTTCCGGGAAACCCTGCTGGCTATCGGCGTCGGTGTCGAGGCACAACTCGGGCAGGTCGAGAAGGCACAGGAGCTGCTTTCCCGACTCCGTCGGGGCGCGACGGCACGCACCGCTTCCGACTATGGCGCCTTCGGCGAGGTGTGGGCGCTGGTCATCTCGGGCAACCGGACCGGAGCCGCCACCCTCCTACGCCGCCTGGCGGCCGAGGCGGCCAGGGCCGGGGATCTGCTGATGGCCACGGAGTTCCTGCATGTGGAGGTGCGGCTCGCCCCGTCCGCCGCCGCGGCCAGCCGGGTCCGCGAACTCGCCGCCAAGACGGACGGCAGACTCTTCGCCCTCCTCGCCGAGCACGCGGAGGCGTTGGCCCGCCGGGACGCGCGGGTACTCAACCGGGTCAGCGCCACGTTCGAGGAGCTCGGATACCGCGGTTTCGCATTGGAAGCTGCGGCCAACGGGGCGATGTTCGGTGGCGGCCGGGTCACGAACGCACTGGCCAGAAGGACCCAGCGGTTACTCGGCGAGCACCAGGGCACCTGGCCGGAGTGGCTGCCCGAGCCCAGGACCGCTCCGGCTCTGACCGACCGGGAACGGCAGGTCAGCGAACTCGCCGCGACGGGTATGGACACCCCCGCGATCGCCAGGGCGCTGACCATCTCGGCGCGCACCGCCGAGAACCACCTCCATCGCGCCTACAGCAAGCTCGGCATCCATCGCCGTCACGAACTCGCCAGGGCGCTCGCCGAGGACGGTTTCGTCCTCCCCACGATCGCCCGCCAGGTCGTGTAA
- a CDS encoding NHL domain-containing thioredoxin family protein, whose protein sequence is MGSTARVRAPELRGRQWLNTGGRNLTLKDLRGRCVLLDFWTFCCINCLHVLDELRPLEEKYGDVLVVIGVHSPKFEHEKDPDALAAAVERYGVHHPVLDDPELEMWQQYAARAWPTLSVIDPEGYVVATMAGEGHAEGLARLVDDLIDTHEAKGTLHRGDGPYVPPAEPETTLRFPGKAVLLESGNLLVSDSARHSLAELAPDGETLVRRIGAGTRGRADGPAGAATFSEPQGLCLLPAHTAEVAGYDLVVADTVNHLLRGVRLAGGEVVTVAGTGRQWRSTVDDHSHDALSVDLSSPWDLAWYDDKVVVAMAGIHQLWWFDPVKRTAGMYAGTTVEALRDGPLAEAWMAQPSGLSVSADGARLWVADSETSAIRYVENDVMGTAVGQGLFDFGHVDGPASEALLQHPLGVCALPDGSVLIADTYNGAVRRFDPESDRVSTVADGLAEPSDLLLTPAGEVLVVESAAHRLTRLAPGALSAAGASTVDGPRHRTERKSTDVAAGEVTLDVIFTPAPGQKLDETYGPSTRLVVSASPPELLVEGAGTGTELSRRLVVDGTVAGGVLQVTAQAATCDADVEHAACHLTRQDWGVPVRVVEGAAVRLPLVLRGLDDA, encoded by the coding sequence ATGGGATCGACAGCGCGCGTACGTGCCCCCGAACTGCGGGGCCGGCAGTGGCTCAACACGGGTGGGCGGAACCTGACCTTGAAGGACCTTCGAGGTCGCTGTGTCTTGTTAGATTTCTGGACCTTCTGCTGCATCAACTGCCTGCACGTGCTCGACGAGCTGCGCCCGCTGGAGGAGAAGTACGGCGACGTGCTCGTCGTGATCGGCGTGCACTCGCCGAAGTTCGAGCACGAGAAGGACCCGGACGCGCTGGCCGCCGCCGTGGAACGGTACGGCGTGCACCACCCCGTGCTCGACGACCCCGAGCTGGAGATGTGGCAGCAGTACGCGGCCCGCGCCTGGCCCACCCTGTCGGTGATCGATCCCGAGGGCTACGTGGTGGCGACGATGGCGGGCGAGGGTCACGCCGAAGGGCTCGCCCGGCTCGTCGACGACCTGATCGACACCCACGAGGCGAAGGGCACGCTGCACCGGGGCGACGGCCCGTACGTCCCGCCGGCCGAGCCGGAGACCACGCTGCGCTTCCCGGGCAAGGCGGTGCTGCTGGAGAGCGGCAACCTGCTGGTGTCCGACTCGGCCCGGCACTCGCTGGCGGAGCTTGCGCCCGACGGCGAGACGCTGGTCCGCCGCATCGGGGCGGGCACCCGGGGCCGGGCCGACGGTCCCGCCGGGGCCGCCACCTTCTCCGAGCCGCAGGGGCTGTGCCTGCTGCCGGCGCACACCGCCGAGGTGGCCGGCTACGACCTCGTGGTCGCCGACACCGTCAACCACCTGCTGCGCGGCGTACGGCTGGCGGGCGGCGAGGTGGTGACCGTCGCCGGCACCGGCCGGCAGTGGCGTTCCACGGTTGACGACCACTCGCACGACGCGCTCTCGGTCGACCTCTCCTCCCCCTGGGACCTGGCCTGGTACGACGACAAGGTCGTCGTCGCGATGGCCGGCATCCACCAGCTCTGGTGGTTCGACCCGGTGAAGCGCACCGCCGGCATGTACGCGGGCACCACCGTCGAGGCCCTGCGCGACGGCCCGCTGGCGGAGGCGTGGATGGCACAGCCGTCCGGCCTCTCCGTCTCCGCCGACGGCGCCCGGCTCTGGGTGGCCGACAGCGAGACCAGCGCGATCCGGTACGTCGAGAACGACGTCATGGGCACCGCAGTCGGGCAGGGGCTCTTCGACTTCGGGCACGTCGACGGGCCAGCGTCGGAGGCGCTGCTCCAGCATCCGCTGGGGGTGTGCGCGCTGCCGGACGGCTCGGTGCTGATCGCCGACACGTACAACGGGGCGGTCCGCCGCTTCGACCCGGAGAGCGACCGGGTCTCGACGGTCGCCGACGGGCTGGCCGAGCCGAGCGACCTGCTGCTCACCCCGGCCGGCGAGGTGCTGGTGGTGGAGTCCGCCGCGCACCGGCTGACCCGGCTGGCACCGGGCGCGCTCTCGGCGGCCGGCGCCAGCACCGTCGACGGCCCCCGGCACCGCACCGAACGCAAGTCCACCGACGTGGCGGCCGGCGAGGTGACCCTGGACGTGATCTTCACGCCCGCGCCGGGGCAGAAGCTCGACGAGACGTACGGCCCGTCGACGCGGCTGGTGGTGTCGGCGTCGCCGCCGGAGCTGCTGGTGGAGGGCGCGGGCACCGGCACCGAACTGTCCCGGCGGCTGGTGGTCGACGGCACGGTGGCGGGGGGCGTGCTCCAGGTGACCGCCCAGGCGGCGACCTGCGACGCGGACGTCGAGCACGCGGCCTGCCACCTGACCCGGCAGGACTGGGGCGTGCCGGTCCGGGTCGTCGAGGGCGCCGCCGTGCGGCTCCCGCTGGTGCTCCGCGGCCTGGACGACGCCTGA
- a CDS encoding 5-oxoprolinase subunit B family protein codes for MRIRPVGAHALLIDCAGADQVEAWRAELWRRRERGELSAVEIVPAATTVLLDGVPDPATTAARIAAWQPRPGPPEAPGPTTAATGDGPVYVPVTYDGEDLPRVADHWGVDVPGVVDRLRRTPFRVAFCGFAPGFAYLTGLPAELAVPRLPTPRPRVPAGAVALAGPYAGIYPAASPGGWLLVGRTGIELFDVHADPPARLAPGTRVRLVAA; via the coding sequence ATGCGGATCCGACCCGTCGGGGCGCACGCCCTGCTGATCGACTGTGCCGGCGCCGACCAGGTGGAGGCGTGGCGGGCCGAGCTGTGGCGGCGGCGCGAACGCGGCGAGCTGAGCGCCGTCGAGATCGTGCCGGCGGCCACCACCGTCCTGCTCGACGGCGTACCCGATCCGGCCACGACGGCCGCGCGGATCGCCGCCTGGCAGCCCCGCCCGGGCCCGCCCGAGGCACCCGGCCCGACGACCGCCGCAACCGGCGACGGGCCGGTCTACGTCCCGGTGACGTACGACGGGGAGGACCTGCCCCGAGTCGCCGACCACTGGGGCGTGGACGTGCCGGGGGTGGTCGACCGGCTGCGGCGCACCCCCTTCCGGGTGGCCTTCTGCGGCTTCGCCCCCGGCTTCGCCTATCTGACCGGGCTCCCCGCCGAACTCGCGGTGCCCCGACTGCCCACCCCGCGCCCCCGGGTGCCGGCCGGCGCGGTCGCCCTGGCCGGCCCGTACGCCGGGATCTATCCGGCGGCCTCGCCCGGCGGCTGGCTGCTGGTCGGGCGCACCGGGATCGAACTCTTCGACGTGCACGCCGATCCGCCGGCCCGGCTCGCCCCGGGCACCCGGGTACGCCTGGTAGCCGCGTGA
- a CDS encoding acyl-CoA dehydrogenase gives MTHYKSNLRDLEFNLFEVFGADQAFSQEPYTDLDVDTARDILAEVDRLAREDLAASYTDSDRNPPVFDPATHTAPLPESFKKSYRAYMNSEFWRLELPTELDGSNAPRALVWSLAELIVGSNAAVWMYASGPSFAHVLQVEGTEQQKKWAKLFVDKQWGSTMVLTEPDAGSDVGAGRARAIQQPDGSWHIEGVKRFITSAEHDLSDNIIHYVLARPVGVEGVGGPGTKGLSLFVVPKYHFDENTGELGERNGVFATNVEHKMGLKVSNTCELTFGEHGVPAKGWLLGEKHEGIRQMFMIIESARMMVGTKAIATLSTGYLNALEYAKSRVQGADLTQMADKTAPRVTITHHPDVRRSLMLQKSYAEGLRALVCYTATWQDKVAIAEAAGDEKATKLAKRVNDLLLPLVKGVGSERAYELLGHESLQTFGGSGFLQDYPLEQYVRDAKIDTLYEGTTAIQSLDLIFRKIVRDNGKALMAVAGEIQEFIATEAGNGQLKEERQALGKALAEIQNMLGVMTGWLGEAQGGDTRALYKVGLSSRRFLLAIGDLVVGWLLQKQADVALKALAGEVSAADKAFYTGKVAAARFFAREVLPRIGADRRIVEGTDLDIMDLPEEAF, from the coding sequence ATGACCCACTACAAGAGCAACCTTCGGGACCTCGAGTTCAACCTCTTCGAGGTCTTCGGGGCGGACCAGGCGTTCAGCCAGGAGCCGTACACGGACCTGGACGTCGACACCGCGCGCGACATCCTCGCCGAGGTCGACCGCCTCGCCCGTGAGGATCTGGCCGCCAGCTACACGGACAGCGACCGCAACCCGCCGGTCTTCGACCCGGCCACGCACACCGCGCCGTTGCCGGAGTCGTTCAAGAAGTCCTACCGCGCGTACATGAACTCCGAGTTCTGGCGGCTGGAGCTCCCGACCGAGCTGGACGGCAGCAACGCGCCCCGGGCGCTGGTGTGGTCCCTCGCCGAGCTGATCGTCGGCTCCAACGCCGCCGTGTGGATGTACGCCTCCGGCCCGTCCTTCGCGCACGTGTTGCAGGTCGAGGGCACCGAGCAGCAGAAGAAGTGGGCGAAGCTCTTCGTCGACAAGCAGTGGGGCTCCACGATGGTGCTCACCGAGCCGGACGCCGGCTCGGACGTGGGCGCCGGTCGGGCCCGCGCCATCCAGCAGCCCGACGGCTCCTGGCACATCGAGGGCGTGAAGCGCTTCATCACGTCGGCCGAGCACGACCTGAGCGACAACATCATCCACTACGTGCTGGCCCGTCCGGTCGGCGTCGAGGGTGTCGGCGGCCCGGGCACCAAGGGCCTGTCCCTCTTCGTGGTGCCGAAGTACCACTTCGACGAGAACACCGGCGAGCTGGGCGAGCGCAACGGCGTCTTCGCCACCAACGTCGAGCACAAGATGGGCCTGAAGGTCTCCAACACCTGCGAGCTGACCTTCGGTGAGCACGGCGTACCGGCCAAGGGCTGGCTGCTGGGCGAGAAGCACGAGGGCATCCGGCAGATGTTCATGATCATCGAGAGCGCCCGGATGATGGTCGGCACCAAGGCCATCGCCACCCTCTCGACCGGCTACCTGAACGCCCTCGAGTACGCCAAGAGCCGGGTGCAGGGCGCCGACCTGACCCAGATGGCGGACAAGACCGCGCCGCGCGTCACGATCACCCACCACCCGGACGTGCGCCGCTCGCTGATGCTGCAGAAGTCGTACGCCGAGGGCCTGCGCGCCCTGGTCTGCTACACCGCCACCTGGCAGGACAAGGTCGCCATCGCCGAGGCGGCGGGCGACGAGAAGGCGACCAAGCTCGCCAAGCGGGTCAACGACCTGCTCCTCCCGCTGGTCAAGGGCGTCGGTTCGGAGCGCGCGTACGAGCTGCTCGGCCACGAGTCGTTGCAGACCTTCGGCGGCTCCGGCTTCCTCCAGGACTACCCCCTGGAGCAGTACGTCCGGGACGCCAAGATCGACACCCTCTACGAGGGCACCACGGCGATCCAGAGCCTCGACCTCATCTTCCGGAAGATCGTCCGGGACAACGGCAAGGCCCTGATGGCGGTCGCCGGTGAGATCCAGGAGTTCATCGCCACCGAGGCCGGCAACGGCCAGCTCAAGGAGGAGCGGCAGGCGCTGGGCAAGGCGCTCGCCGAGATCCAGAACATGCTCGGCGTGATGACCGGCTGGCTGGGCGAGGCGCAGGGCGGCGACACCCGGGCGCTCTACAAGGTCGGCCTGAGCAGCCGCCGCTTCCTGCTGGCGATCGGCGACCTGGTCGTCGGCTGGCTGCTCCAGAAGCAGGCCGACGTGGCCCTGAAGGCGCTGGCCGGCGAGGTTTCGGCCGCCGACAAGGCGTTCTACACCGGCAAGGTAGCCGCCGCCCGGTTCTTCGCCCGCGAGGTGCTGCCCCGCATCGGTGCCGACCGGCGGATCGTCGAGGGCACCGACCTGGACATCATGGACCTCCCGGAAGAGGCCTTCTGA
- a CDS encoding SixA phosphatase family protein — translation MTDASAQGRTLVLLRHAKAEPPGEGPDARRPLAARGHADAAAAGVWLAKHDLLPDVVVCSTARRTRETWHGVAMGMTGSPPEGGSAGPAPVVRYTAEAYEAHPEDLLTLLRAVDPTARTVLLIAHNPGISLLSVLLDPERADQDGMRTSDVVVHRPDVDWPELAPNRAPITDRHTARG, via the coding sequence ATGACGGACGCTTCCGCCCAGGGGCGCACGCTGGTGCTGCTCCGGCATGCCAAGGCCGAGCCACCCGGAGAGGGGCCGGACGCGCGGCGTCCCCTGGCCGCGCGGGGGCATGCCGACGCGGCCGCCGCCGGCGTGTGGCTGGCCAAGCACGACCTGCTGCCGGACGTGGTCGTCTGCTCGACCGCCCGGCGCACCCGGGAGACCTGGCACGGCGTGGCGATGGGGATGACCGGATCCCCGCCGGAGGGCGGTTCGGCCGGTCCCGCCCCCGTCGTGCGCTACACGGCAGAGGCGTACGAGGCACACCCGGAGGACCTGCTCACGCTGCTCCGGGCCGTGGACCCGACCGCCCGCACGGTGCTGCTGATCGCACACAACCCGGGCATCTCGCTGCTCTCGGTACTGCTCGACCCCGAGCGGGCGGACCAGGACGGCATGCGCACCAGCGACGTGGTGGTGCACCGGCCCGACGTCGACTGGCCGGAACTCGCCCCGAACCGGGCGCCGATCACCGACCGGCACACCGCACGCGGCTGA
- a CDS encoding DUF6458 family protein — MGFGGSIFLIALGAIFAFAVEADLGWLNLAVVGWVLMLAGVAGLLLTLHFWNSRRRAVVAPVRGERVVAEQVVPVQDDRVVEEYREVRRPRRTV; from the coding sequence ATGGGCTTTGGTGGCAGTATCTTCCTGATCGCGTTGGGGGCGATCTTCGCGTTCGCCGTGGAGGCGGATCTCGGCTGGCTCAACCTGGCCGTGGTCGGCTGGGTGCTGATGCTCGCCGGTGTGGCCGGCCTGCTGCTCACCCTCCACTTCTGGAACTCGCGCCGTCGGGCGGTGGTCGCCCCGGTGCGCGGTGAGCGGGTCGTCGCCGAGCAGGTCGTGCCGGTGCAGGACGACCGCGTGGTGGAGGAGTACCGCGAGGTGCGTCGACCGCGCCGCACCGTCTGA
- a CDS encoding DUF6458 family protein yields the protein MGIGSGIFLIAIGAILTFAIRANVWWVDLRAVGWVFILAGLGVLLTTLWFWQDRRKRARTLIVEENRLSHPTAMMPPPPDPPPPTAPPS from the coding sequence ATGGGCATTGGTAGCGGAATCTTCCTGATCGCCATCGGCGCGATCCTGACCTTCGCCATCAGAGCCAACGTCTGGTGGGTCGACCTGCGCGCGGTCGGCTGGGTGTTCATCCTGGCCGGGCTGGGCGTCCTGCTCACCACGCTCTGGTTCTGGCAGGACCGCCGCAAGCGGGCGCGGACCCTCATCGTCGAGGAGAACCGGCTTTCGCATCCGACCGCGATGATGCCACCGCCGCCCGACCCGCCGCCGCCGACGGCACCGCCGTCCTGA